GTTCCCTGATTCAAACCCTTTTTTGAAAGTGTCCGTGATAAAGAATCCAGGGTCATAACTTGCATATCCATTATAATAAGAAGTATAAGGTTGAGACGCTTGGCTTTCCATATTACTGTCGCTTGCTGCTTCCACTGTGTTCCCGTTGCTCGCTGCACCTACTGTAAATACTGACGCTAATGCTAAACCGCTTGAAACAAAAATCTTAGAAAATTTGTTCATTCGATTCCTCTCCCTTTTATAGATTATGTATCATAAATTGATACACCTTCATGCTACTACTTTAAAATTCAATTACAAGGGGTATAGAAGTAAACATTTATTGTTTTTTTATACTTTTGTTTAATAGTATTAATTTCGTGTAACGAATTTGAAATATGTTTGAATGCTTGTAAATAAAATGACGCCAATTAATAATATTATCCAAACAACATTAAATTCACCTGTGGTAAATTTTGTATATGAATTATAAATGACTAAAGCGAATATAAAATACACGACCGTATATTTAGATGCTATCAGTATATGTTGTCTTTCCATTTCATCTTGTTTTTTCAATGCCATCTTCCTTTCCTTTAAGAGAATAATTCATCCACCGTCACATTGAACGCTTTCGCTAATTTAAAAGCTAACGCCAAAGTTGGATCATATTTATCATTTTCAATTGCATTAATTGTCTGTCTTGTCACTTTAACGTTTTTACTTAACGTATCTTGTGACATCCCCATTTGCTTACGATATTCCTTAATTTTATTTTTCACGACTTTCCTACTTTCAACTGTATTTCTTCTTAACTATTAATACATTCATTGCATAAACAATAAATAATATCACAACAAAGAATATCTCTGGATATTGAGTGAAAAT
This portion of the Mammaliicoccus vitulinus genome encodes:
- a CDS encoding helix-turn-helix transcriptional regulator → MKNKIKEYRKQMGMSQDTLSKNVKVTRQTINAIENDKYDPTLALAFKLAKAFNVTVDELFS